The following nucleotide sequence is from Peptococcus niger.
GGGGAGCAAGCAAGTATTATTTCAAGTTTTGCTAAAGCTTTGAGGAACATGCCGAACTATATTCAATTTAAAGTGGTATCAAAGCGAGCAGATGTCAGCCATTTTATAGAGACAATAAAGAATGAAATGGCTCTTGAAAAGAATAATCACTGTAAAAGGTTACAGCAGGAACAGATTAATCTGATTTCTTCAGTCGGTTCAACTCAAGGGGTGTCTCGACGTTTTTTTCTAATTTTTGAGTATGAACAAAAGACAGGCTTTCAGCATCGCCCAACCTTTGACCAAGTTAAACAAGAGCTTGAAAAAGAGGCTAGAAATATTGCTGGAGACTTAGAGGATTGTGGTAATGAATTCATTTCTGTGAATAGCTCGGATGAATATGTGCTTGAAGTTCTCTACTCTATTATGAGCCGAAGCGAGTCAAGCATACGGTCAGCAAGAGACAGAGAATATGAGGTTATTGGCAGGTATGCAGCAGGACAAATGGATTTTTCTAGAAAAGATTTGCATATTCCGATTAATGATTTTATTGCCCCGGCTATCATTGATGACCGGTCCAGTCCTCGCTATCTTGTTGTTGATGATTTGTTCTATATGTACTGCTACATTCCAGGGAACTCTTACCCGGTTCGGGCTTTAGGTGGCTGGATGCTGCTCTTAATTAATATGGGGGAAGGGGTTGATGTTGATTTCTGGATCCATAAGGAAAACGTGGCAACAACCCAAAGAAAGCTTCAATATCGGCTGCGTTGGAACAAGGTTAGAATGAGAGAAACAGAAGATACATCTCAAGATTTTGAGGACCTACACGGTGCTATTGAGTCCGGTTATTATCTTAAAAGTGGTCTATCTTCAGGTGAAGATTTTTGTTATATGGCAAGTCTTATTACCATTACAGCAAGCAGCTTACAAGAACTTAACTACAAGTATGAAGCCATTAAGCGCCATTGTATTCGCAATGATATTCGTGTTAAGCCCTGTCATTTTCAGCAGTTAGAAGCATGGAAATCATCTCTACCCATTTGCCAATGCAACTCGGGAATTTGGGCTAAAGCTAGAAGAAATGGTCTCACAAGAGACCTCGCTTCGGCCTATCCTTTTGTTAGTTACGAATTGGCTGATGAGAATGGCATTCTATTGGGAGCCAATTCCAATAATGGCTCTTTAGTTTTTGTAGATCCCTTTGACACATCGAAATACAATAACGCCAACATTGCCATTCTCGGCTCGTCTGGCTCAGGTAAGACCTATACGCTGCAATGTATGGCACTAAGACTGAGACAAAAACAAACGCAAGTTTTTATTATTGCTCCCTTAAAGGGGATTGAATTTGAGCGTGCCTGTGCTGCTATCGGAGGCTCTTTCATTCGGATTGCCCCGGGAAGTGGAAATAATATCAATATCATGGAAATCCGTAAAAAAACTGAAAGTCTTGATGATTTTGAGGCGGATTTTGTTCCGGAAGAGTCTATCTTGGTAAAAAAAATTCAACAACTTCATACTTTTTTTACGCTGCTTTTGAAAGATATTACCTTTGATGAGCAGCAACTTCTTGACGAATCTCTTTTAAAAACCTACGAAAAATTTGAGATTACGCCTGCTAATGATTCCTTGGTGGACCCTAAGACAGGCGCATACAAAGAGATGCCTATCTTGGGTGACTTATATAAAACTTTAGAAGAAATGGGCCGTAAAGACAGTCG
It contains:
- a CDS encoding VirB4 family type IV secretion system protein: MPLDVSFFKDREKLKSSIRDSRKSNRNKAKPKQLEQIVSTQSFSPIRDVKDGIIITKDGRFVKIMELSPINFGLRSYGEQASIISSFAKALRNMPNYIQFKVVSKRADVSHFIETIKNEMALEKNNHCKRLQQEQINLISSVGSTQGVSRRFFLIFEYEQKTGFQHRPTFDQVKQELEKEARNIAGDLEDCGNEFISVNSSDEYVLEVLYSIMSRSESSIRSARDREYEVIGRYAAGQMDFSRKDLHIPINDFIAPAIIDDRSSPRYLVVDDLFYMYCYIPGNSYPVRALGGWMLLLINMGEGVDVDFWIHKENVATTQRKLQYRLRWNKVRMRETEDTSQDFEDLHGAIESGYYLKSGLSSGEDFCYMASLITITASSLQELNYKYEAIKRHCIRNDIRVKPCHFQQLEAWKSSLPICQCNSGIWAKARRNGLTRDLASAYPFVSYELADENGILLGANSNNGSLVFVDPFDTSKYNNANIAILGSSGSGKTYTLQCMALRLRQKQTQVFIIAPLKGIEFERACAAIGGSFIRIAPGSGNNINIMEIRKKTESLDDFEADFVPEESILVKKIQQLHTFFTLLLKDITFDEQQLLDESLLKTYEKFEITPANDSLVDPKTGAYKEMPILGDLYKTLEEMGRKDSRLYGVLTRYVSGSANSFNQPTNVNLDNKYVVLDVSSLTKETLPIGMFIALDYAWDKAREDRTKKKVIFIDETWRLVGPGSSELAAEFVLEIFKVIRGYGGSAVCATQDLNDFFALKDGMYGAGIINNAKTKMLMKTEPREALVVAKAMDLTVEEAEEIKSIKRGTCLLAANTNHVFIDIKASKIEHDLITTDAKELRQLALERQKKRSVEHDL